A genomic segment from Luteolibacter flavescens encodes:
- a CDS encoding alpha/beta hydrolase, with product MSIHDVSRTLRRGKSLADASGVLILLHGRGADAEDIAGLAGYLPADDLAVLAPQATQFTWYPQRFFVPLEENEPWLSSALALVDQLVSEARAAGIPEERIAIAGFSQGGCLALEYAHRNPRRYGLIAGLSSSLIGPPGVERQPADLQQTPVLVACADHDPHIPLPLVEESVEILSRSNTALTKQIFRGYDHTVFPEEIAWLSERISGWKKDA from the coding sequence ATGAGCATCCACGATGTTTCCCGTACTTTGCGCCGCGGCAAGTCGCTCGCGGATGCCTCCGGCGTGCTGATCCTGCTGCATGGCCGCGGGGCGGATGCCGAGGACATCGCCGGTCTCGCGGGCTACCTGCCTGCGGACGACCTCGCGGTGCTGGCACCCCAGGCTACGCAGTTCACCTGGTATCCGCAGCGCTTCTTCGTCCCGCTGGAGGAGAATGAGCCGTGGCTTTCCAGCGCGCTCGCACTGGTGGACCAGCTCGTCAGTGAAGCCCGTGCCGCGGGCATCCCGGAGGAGCGCATCGCCATCGCGGGCTTCTCGCAGGGCGGCTGCCTCGCGCTGGAGTATGCACACCGGAATCCCCGCCGCTACGGCCTCATCGCGGGTCTCAGCAGCTCCTTGATCGGGCCGCCGGGTGTGGAGCGGCAGCCTGCGGATCTCCAGCAGACTCCGGTGCTGGTCGCCTGCGCGGACCACGATCCGCATATCCCGCTGCCGCTCGTGGAGGAGAGCGTGGAGATCCTATCCCGGTCGAATACGGCACTCACGAAGCAGATTTTCCGCGGCTACGACCACACGGTCTTCCCCGAGGAAATTGCATGGCTGAGTGAACGGATTTCCGGCTGGAAGAAGGACGCCTGA
- a CDS encoding ring-cleaving dioxygenase has translation MKPEITGIHHVTAIASDPQRNIDFYAGLLGLRMVKKTVNFDDPSAYHLYYGDENGSPGSIVTFFYWPGHDARGRVGSGQTTALVFSAPEGSLGYWQERLEKHGIAVERKTRFGEDVLAFADPDQIPVEIVAVADDSRSGWTGAGITAEHALRGLHTAELTVAFATPTEALLSMEMGFRLVKREGDRARFEAGLGGSGRYADVIQSAGPRGLGGSGTIHHIAWSVPDDETELRKQAELQRSGYQVSPVMDRDYFHSIYYREKGGILFEIATENPGFAVDEDPDALGTGLKLPRQHEHLRARIEKILPPLNPATTLS, from the coding sequence ATGAAACCGGAAATCACAGGCATCCACCACGTCACCGCCATCGCCAGCGACCCGCAGAGGAACATCGATTTCTATGCCGGCCTGCTCGGATTGCGCATGGTGAAGAAGACCGTCAACTTCGACGATCCCTCCGCCTATCACCTCTACTATGGTGATGAAAACGGCTCGCCCGGCAGCATCGTGACCTTCTTCTACTGGCCCGGCCATGATGCGCGCGGTCGCGTCGGCAGCGGCCAGACCACGGCGCTGGTTTTCTCCGCGCCGGAGGGCTCGCTCGGCTACTGGCAGGAGCGGCTGGAGAAGCACGGCATCGCGGTCGAGCGGAAGACCCGCTTCGGCGAGGACGTGCTTGCTTTCGCCGATCCGGACCAGATCCCCGTCGAGATCGTGGCCGTGGCCGATGACAGCCGCAGCGGCTGGACCGGTGCGGGCATCACGGCGGAGCACGCCTTGCGCGGGCTGCACACGGCAGAGCTGACGGTCGCCTTTGCCACGCCGACCGAGGCGCTGCTTTCCATGGAGATGGGCTTCCGCCTCGTGAAGCGCGAGGGAGATCGCGCCCGCTTCGAGGCCGGGCTCGGTGGCTCGGGGCGCTATGCGGATGTCATCCAGAGTGCGGGCCCGCGCGGGCTCGGCGGCTCCGGGACCATCCACCACATCGCGTGGAGCGTGCCGGACGACGAGACGGAGCTGCGGAAGCAGGCCGAGCTGCAGAGGTCCGGCTACCAGGTCTCGCCGGTGATGGACCGCGACTATTTCCACTCGATCTACTATCGTGAAAAGGGTGGCATTCTCTTCGAGATCGCGACGGAAAATCCCGGCTTCGCGGTCGATGAGGACCCGGATGCGCTGGGCACCGGCCTCAAGCTGCCAAGGCAGCACGAGCACCTGCGTGCCCGCATCGAGAAAATCCTGCCACCCCTGAACCCCGCCACCACCTTGTCATGA
- a CDS encoding glucose 1-dehydrogenase, with translation MKTHAGKVIIVTGGTAGIGRATAIAFAAQGASVVVAGRRESEGAESVGLIAQAGGQGLFVRTDIAEEADIANLVATTLDKFGRLDFAFNNAGIHLEHGPITGVTADIIQRTLAINVGGVALCLKHQIPAIEKSGGGVIVNNASVLGIRPVPNSAIYNASKSAVIGLTKSAALENAKSGVRVNAVCPAVIETDMTAGFRSDPQALAYMTGLHPVGRFGKPEEIAEAVLYLCSPLSGFTTGITLGVDGGFGI, from the coding sequence ATGAAAACTCACGCGGGAAAGGTCATCATCGTCACCGGCGGCACCGCCGGGATCGGGCGCGCGACGGCCATCGCCTTCGCGGCGCAGGGGGCGAGCGTCGTCGTCGCGGGCCGTCGTGAAAGCGAGGGCGCGGAGTCCGTCGGGCTCATCGCACAGGCGGGCGGGCAGGGCCTCTTCGTGCGGACGGACATCGCGGAGGAAGCCGACATTGCGAACCTCGTCGCCACGACGCTCGACAAGTTCGGGCGGCTCGACTTCGCCTTCAACAATGCCGGCATTCACCTTGAGCACGGGCCCATCACCGGGGTGACGGCGGACATCATCCAGCGGACGCTGGCGATCAATGTCGGCGGCGTGGCGCTGTGCCTGAAGCACCAGATCCCCGCCATCGAGAAGTCCGGCGGCGGCGTCATCGTGAACAACGCCTCGGTGCTCGGGATACGACCCGTGCCGAATTCCGCGATCTACAATGCCAGCAAGTCTGCCGTCATCGGCCTCACGAAAAGCGCGGCGCTGGAGAACGCGAAGTCCGGCGTGCGCGTCAATGCGGTGTGCCCCGCGGTGATCGAGACGGACATGACGGCGGGCTTCCGCAGCGACCCGCAGGCGCTGGCCTACATGACCGGCCTGCATCCCGTGGGCCGCTTCGGAAAGCCGGAGGAGATCGCGGAGGCGGTGCTCTATCTCTGCTCGCCGCTGTCCGGCTTCACCACGGGCATCACGCTCGGCGTGGACGGTGGATTCGGGATCTGA
- a CDS encoding alpha/beta fold hydrolase: MSTITTKDGTTIYYKDWGPKDGPVVTFSHGWPLTADAWEAQMFHLASHGFRCIAHDRRGHGRSSQPWEGNHMDQYADDLAELFDHLDVKDAVMIGHSTGGGEVARYIGRHGTRRVKKAVLMGAVPPIMLKTDANPGGLPMEVFDGFRAAYLADRAQFFLDVASGPFFGFNRPGAKVSQGLIQSWWLQGMMSGHKNAYDCIKAFSETDFTEDLKKIDVPTLIIHGDDDQIVPIGASAMLSSKLVPVAELKIYPGGGHSLGDTAKDQLNADLLEFARS, encoded by the coding sequence ATGAGCACCATAACCACCAAGGACGGAACCACGATCTACTACAAGGACTGGGGTCCGAAGGACGGCCCGGTCGTCACCTTCAGCCACGGCTGGCCGCTGACGGCCGATGCGTGGGAGGCCCAGATGTTCCACCTCGCGTCGCACGGCTTCCGCTGCATCGCCCATGACCGCCGCGGCCACGGGCGCTCCAGCCAGCCCTGGGAAGGCAATCACATGGACCAGTATGCCGACGATCTCGCGGAGCTCTTCGACCACCTCGATGTGAAGGACGCCGTGATGATCGGCCACTCCACCGGCGGCGGCGAGGTCGCGCGCTACATCGGCCGCCATGGCACGAGGCGCGTGAAGAAGGCCGTGCTGATGGGTGCCGTGCCGCCCATCATGCTGAAGACGGATGCGAATCCCGGCGGCCTGCCGATGGAGGTCTTCGACGGCTTCCGCGCGGCGTATCTGGCGGATCGCGCGCAGTTCTTCCTCGACGTCGCGAGCGGTCCTTTCTTCGGCTTCAATCGCCCGGGGGCGAAGGTCTCGCAGGGACTCATCCAGTCGTGGTGGCTGCAGGGCATGATGTCCGGGCACAAGAACGCCTACGACTGCATCAAGGCATTCTCCGAGACCGACTTCACGGAGGACCTGAAGAAGATCGACGTGCCGACGCTCATCATCCACGGCGATGACGACCAGATCGTGCCCATCGGTGCCTCGGCCATGCTTTCCTCGAAGCTGGTCCCGGTAGCCGAGCTGAAGATCTATCCCGGTGGCGGCCACAGCCTGGGCGACACCGCGAAGGATCAGCTCAATGCCGACCTGCTGGAGTTCGCACGCTCATAA
- a CDS encoding peroxiredoxin family protein, translating into MTNPLLLAKPVPAPEWSVAEWLNADGPVGLADLRGRVVVLHAFQMLCPGCVLHGVPQTTKLFQFFDPRDVAVIGIHTVFEHHAVMNAEALRVFLHEFRVKVPVGIDVAGDDRIPQTMRRYEMRGTPSLLLIDRAGMLRAHKMGQVEDLAVGAAIQQLIDEPAP; encoded by the coding sequence ATGACGAATCCGCTCCTGCTCGCCAAGCCCGTGCCCGCTCCGGAGTGGAGCGTGGCGGAGTGGCTGAATGCGGACGGGCCGGTCGGGTTGGCGGATCTCCGCGGGCGCGTGGTCGTGTTGCATGCATTCCAGATGCTGTGCCCCGGCTGCGTGCTCCACGGAGTGCCGCAGACGACGAAGCTTTTCCAGTTCTTCGATCCGCGCGATGTCGCGGTCATCGGGATCCACACCGTCTTCGAGCATCACGCGGTGATGAATGCGGAGGCGCTGCGGGTCTTCCTGCATGAGTTCCGCGTGAAGGTCCCCGTGGGCATCGATGTCGCCGGCGACGACCGCATCCCGCAGACGATGCGCCGCTATGAAATGCGCGGCACGCCCAGCCTGCTCCTCATCGACCGCGCCGGGATGCTCCGCGCGCACAAGATGGGCCAGGTCGAGGATCTCGCCGTGGGCGCGGCGATCCAGCAACTGATCGACGAGCCCGCTCCCTGA
- a CDS encoding alpha/beta hydrolase — MTATATLSPAKRTIVLIHGLWVTPHCWDKFRHYYESRGYEVLAPAWPGVGDDAAAMRRDPSALNGVGAEEVIGHYAEIIRSLPEPPIIMGHSYGGVITQVLIDRGYGAAGVAIDSVPPKGVYLLPLSTYLALTPAFLKPATFKGTFLFTLEQFWKVFANTLSESEVREAYESVAIPASGRAIFQAALANFMGKAPTSIDFTNSRRAPLLLIGGEKDVIMPSALNRKNFLKYRSGAVTEFKEFPGRSHYIIAETGWEEVAAHALSWAEAKSGVA; from the coding sequence ATGACCGCCACTGCCACCTTATCTCCCGCGAAGCGAACCATCGTGCTGATCCACGGCCTGTGGGTCACGCCGCATTGCTGGGACAAGTTCCGCCACTACTATGAATCCCGTGGCTACGAGGTGCTCGCACCGGCCTGGCCGGGCGTGGGCGATGATGCCGCCGCCATGCGCCGCGATCCCTCCGCGCTGAATGGCGTGGGCGCGGAGGAGGTGATCGGCCATTACGCGGAGATCATCCGCTCCTTGCCGGAGCCGCCCATCATCATGGGGCACTCCTATGGCGGGGTTATCACGCAGGTGCTCATCGACCGGGGCTATGGTGCGGCCGGGGTGGCGATCGATTCCGTGCCGCCGAAGGGCGTGTACCTCCTCCCGCTCTCCACCTACCTCGCCCTGACCCCGGCCTTCCTGAAGCCGGCGACCTTCAAAGGGACCTTCCTCTTTACGCTGGAGCAGTTCTGGAAGGTCTTTGCGAACACGCTGTCGGAGTCGGAGGTGCGCGAGGCTTATGAAAGCGTCGCGATCCCTGCTTCCGGCCGGGCGATCTTCCAGGCGGCGCTCGCCAACTTCATGGGGAAGGCACCGACCTCCATCGACTTCACCAATTCCAGGCGCGCGCCGCTGCTGCTGATCGGCGGCGAAAAGGACGTCATCATGCCGTCCGCGCTGAACCGGAAGAACTTCCTCAAGTATCGCTCCGGTGCGGTCACGGAGTTCAAGGAATTCCCCGGCCGCAGCCACTACATCATCGCCGAGACCGGCTGGGAGGAGGTCGCCGCGCACGCGCTCTCGTGGGCGGAGGCAAAATCGGGCGTCGCCTGA